Proteins co-encoded in one Arachis stenosperma cultivar V10309 chromosome 7, arast.V10309.gnm1.PFL2, whole genome shotgun sequence genomic window:
- the LOC130939774 gene encoding uncharacterized protein LOC130939774 — MEVQVFIPSISNGVDEQQEDELHQEEEPQEEEEQPHFFPHGNMDMTQMQEAIGRLSHQYTRIQERQQEYHSQYLKHHQEQQEWQLKMMNQQNEFESKFVAMQEEHAFQSHEAFGKLAQMQAETMRALNEFTTLQDARYEVQADYNINSQIKLNYIGEHLHNMDPAFPTYEQFFKKKSEIEANKAMMLEDRVEETMNKAGFWRGQQTTNMDTGNSNNQVYERRKKKHDK; from the coding sequence ATGGAGGTTCAAGTCTTCATACCATCAATTTCAAATGGAGTGGATGAACAACAAGAAGATGAGTTACACCAAGAAGAAGAACCACAAGAAGAGGAGGAACAGCCACACTTTTTCCCACATGGCAATATGGATATGACCCAAATGCAAGAAGCAATTGGAAGACTGTCACACCAATACACAAGAATTCAAGAAAGGCAACAAGAGTACCATTCACAATACTTGAAGCATCACCAAGAACAACAAGAATGGCAGCTGAAaatgatgaaccaacaaaatgagttTGAGTCAAAATTCGTTGCAATGCAAGAGGAGCATGCCTTCCAATCTCATGAGGCATTTGGGAAGTTAGCACAAATGCAAGCCGAAACCATGAGAGCTCTCAATGAGTTTACGACTCTCCAAGATGCAAGATATGAAGTCCAAGCCGATTACAATATTAATAGTCAAATCAAACTGAACTATATTGGAGAACATCTGCACAACATGGATCCAGCATTCCCAACATATGAACAGTTcttcaaaaagaaaagtgaaataGAAGCAAACAAAGCCATGATGCTTGAAGATAGAGTGGAGGAGACGATGAACAAAGCTGGGTTTTGGAGGGGTCAACAGACAACAAACATGGACACAGGGAACTCCAACAACCAAGTTtatgaaagaagaaagaagaagcatgACAAATGA